Proteins encoded by one window of Blastocatellia bacterium:
- a CDS encoding DUF1844 domain-containing protein, translating into MSTEREQAFRVVDRRPFNPDGTLRPEFADQYESSTTVEQRPSETPSPSESATRAAPAEPPATSPLFLDFLMGLVSSAAMHLGMVENPEAGQKQIDLVAAKQMIDLLGVLREKTNGNLSREEQQVFDGSLTELRMRYVHLTSSRKERA; encoded by the coding sequence ATGAGCACGGAACGCGAACAGGCTTTTCGCGTCGTGGATCGGCGACCGTTCAATCCCGATGGGACGCTGCGTCCGGAATTTGCCGATCAGTACGAATCCTCGACCACGGTGGAGCAGCGCCCCTCAGAAACGCCATCTCCGTCCGAAAGTGCAACGCGAGCCGCACCGGCGGAGCCTCCGGCTACATCGCCGCTCTTTCTCGATTTCCTCATGGGGCTCGTTTCTTCGGCCGCCATGCACTTGGGGATGGTCGAAAATCCCGAAGCGGGTCAAAAACAGATTGATCTCGTAGCGGCCAAACAGATGATTGATCTGCTCGGCGTTCTTCGGGAGAAAACGAACGGAAACCTCTCGCGCGAGGAGCAGCAGGTTTTCGACGGCTCATTGACCGAACTGCGCAT